Proteins encoded by one window of Cheilinus undulatus linkage group 13, ASM1832078v1, whole genome shotgun sequence:
- the scg2b gene encoding secretogranin-2b: MLHFHHKLPAGGAVVLLAFLLHGCAVQAASLPRHYRLRGGESEGSDMMKALEYIENLKQRNGGRAEPADYDEVDKFRVLLQLASQQDEAPGDRQSAPAAQQRQDITAEQLMKALLRSLQDQAGKDAKISPASAPRNDRRTHRHRTKDTEVPESAPADYSNYPRPHKKYPLMFEDEENADAAKRATEDLDEQYTPQSLANLRSIFEELGRMPSVGGQKRDIFGDEDEEEEEGISLRNQAYEDVAGGEEWVPVEEREETEELENGSHEEMDRALGEQEEAEREEMQRRASQDQEEADDDTKLVDYYLLKVLEMSDQTQKRDKTGEQRKRLIRPSIVDPRTVKELLELSLKLHVPPQDLIDMLLTQELRKLHRDPHAPVRYTTGQNPKIRYFSRRLPLKNKPANEDMDREDFLDIIGVETISNEYPVVQRPLKTSSDRIPAAPSQGASSGPLKIPPPSGRRENLFLSELNKMPLKRQAAAADDEDEDGDVEDEVTTYLAAKILTEYPNPIAKRDTQAQLKGQFPYELYERALKDYLGQADAEKRPVAKRETEVATEGVNPTEMQGKEEITAKTSAPQTVNEEVEEGKELREKTAAGM, translated from the coding sequence ATGCTGCATTTTCACCACAAGTTGCCCGCGGGGGGAGCCGTGGTCCTGCTCGCCTTCCTCCTCCATGGATGCGCCGTGCAGGCAGCGTCTCTGCCCCGCCACTACAGGCTCCGAGGCGGGGAGAGTGAGGGCTCCGACATGATGAAAGCCCTGGAGTACATCGAGAACCTGAAGCAGAGAAATGGAGGGCGAGCTGAACCCGCGGATTACGACGAAGTAGACAAGTTCAGGGTCCTGCTCCAGCTCGCCTCGCAGCAGGATGAGGCTCCAGGGGACCGCCAGTCTGCCCCCGCTGCGCAGCAGAGGCAGGACATTACCGCTGAGCAGCTGATGAAAGCCCTGCTCAGATCTCTGCAGGACCAAGCCGGGAAAGACGCAAAGATCAGCCCCGCGTCTGCGCCAAGGAACGACAGGCGCACGCACAGGCACCGCACCAAAGACACGGAAGTCCCCGAGAGTGCGCCGGCAGACTACAGTAATTACCCCAGACCTCACAAGAAATACCCACTCATGTTTGAGGACGAGGAGAACGCGGACGCAGCCAAGAGGGCTACAGAGGATCTGGATGAGCAGTACACACCTCAGAGCCTCGCCAATTTACGCTCCATCTTCGAGGAGCTGGGAAGGATGCCCTCAGTCGGCGGCCAGAAGAGAGACATATTCGGggatgaagatgaggaagaggaggagggaatcAGCCTGAGGAACCAGGCCTATGAAGATGTGGCCGGGGGAGAGGAGTGGGTCCCcgtggaggagagagaagagacgGAGGAGTTGGAAAACGGGAGCCATGAAGAGATGGACAGAGCGCTCGGGGagcaggaggaggcagagagggaggagatgCAGCGCAGGGCGAGCCAGGACCAAGAGGAAGCTGATGACGACACCAAGCTCGTGGACTACTACCTGTTGAAGGTCCTGGAGATGAGCGACCAGACCCAGAAGAGGGATAAGACCggggagcagaggaagagactcATCCGCCCCTCCATCGTGGATCCCCGGACGGTGAAGGAGCTGCTGGAGCTTTCATTGAAGCTCCACGTCCCTCCGCAGGACCTCATTGACATGCTGCTCACACAGGAGCTAAGGAAGCTCCACCGCGACCCCCACGCTCCTGTCCGCTACACCACCGGCCAGAACCCCAAGATCCGGTACTTCAGCCGCAGACTGCCACTGAAGAACAAGCCCGCCAATGAGGACATGGACAGGGAGGACTTTCTGGACATCATCGGCGTGGAAACCATCAGTAACGAGTATCCTGTGGTGCAGAGACCCCTGAAGACGTCCTCTGACAGAATCCCCGCAGCGCCCAGTCAAGGAGCAAGTTCAGGCCCGCTTAAAATCCCTCCGCCCTCCGGACGTAGGGAGAACCTGTTTCTATCCGAGCTCAATAAAATGCCCCTAAAGCgccaggctgctgctgctgatgatgaAGACGAGGATGGCGACGTAGAAGACGAAGTGACCACCTACCTAGCGGCCAAAATCCTCACCGAGTACCCCAACCCCATCGCCAAGAGGGACACGCAGGCGCAGCTGAAGGGCCAGTTCCCCTACGAGCTGTATGAGAGGGCTTTGAAGGATTACTTGGGGCAAGCGGACGCTGAAAAAAGGCCAGTGGCCAAGAGGGAGACCGAGGTCGCCACAGAGGGGGTCAACCCCACGGAGATGCAAGGAAAAGAGGAGATCACGGCCAAGACGTCAGCGCCACAGACCGTCAATGAAGAGGTGGAGGAAGGGAAGGAGCTCCGGGAGAAAACAGCGGCTGGGATGTAG
- the LOC121520770 gene encoding dehydrogenase/reductase SDR family member 12-like isoform X1 translates to MSLYRNTVWFLNGIHHYTRKGYETAARDFDPQELNVSVVGRSFLITGANSGIGKATAMCIAKRGGTVHMVCRNRDKAEEAREDIIHESGNTEVFVHILDMSNIRKVWEFAEAFKMEYPSLNVLINNAGCMVHKRELTAEGLERNFATNTMGVYILTKTLIPFLQKSRDPRVITVSSGGMLVQKLRVSDLQSVKGYFDGVMVYAQNKRQQVVLTQQWAKENPLIHFSVMHPGWVDTPAVATSMPQFHQMMGDRLRSVEQGADTVVWLALCRASSRSRSGQFFQDRSPVPAHLPLAWTHSSAEDVQRFMSQLESLAKDILSKSVGEDNSPMSATKPQFV, encoded by the exons ATGTCTCTGTATCGAAATACAGTCTGGTTTTTGAACGGGATTCACCATTATACAAG GAAGGGATATGAGACAGCAGCTAGAGACTTTGACCCTCAAGAGCTGAATGTGTCTGTTGTGGGGAGGTCTTTTTTGATCACAGGAGCAAACAGTGGAATTGGCAAAGCAACAGCCATGTGTATTgcaaaaagag gtgGAACTGTCCACATGGTGTGCAGGAACAGAGACAAAGCAGAGGAGGCAAGGGAGGACATCATACATGAGTCTGGGAATACA GAAGTTTTTGTACATATTTTGGACATGTCAAACATTCGGAAAGTCTGGGAATTTGCAGAAGCCTTCAAAATGGAGTATCCATCCTTGAATGTGTTG ATAAACAATGCAGGCTGCATGGTGCACAAGAGAGAGCTGACTGCTGAGGGACTGGAGAGGAACTTTGCTACAAACACGATGG GGGTGTACATCCTCACCAAGACTCTCATACCATTTCTACAAAAGAGCCGGGATCCTAGAGTG ATCACTGTGTCATCAGGAGGCATGCTGGTCCAGAAGCTCAGAGTCAGTGACTTGCAGTCAGTGAAGGGCTACTTTGATGGTGTTATGGTGTACGCCCAGAACAAG AGACAGCAGGTGGTGCTGACACAACAGTGGGCCAAAGAAAACCCGCTCATTCACTTCTCTGTCATGCATCCAGGCTGGGTGGATACACCAG CTGTTGCCACCTCCATGCCTCAGTTCCACCAAATGATGGGGGATCGGCTTCGCAGCGTAGAGCAGGGAGCGGACACGGTGGTGTGGCTGGCCTTATGTCGAGCCTCTTCCCGTTCACGCAGCGGCCAGTTCTTTCAAG ATCGTAGCCCAGTTCCTGCCCACCTGCCTTTGGCCTGGACTCACAGCTCTGCCGAAGACGTTCAGCGTTTCATGAGTCAGCTGGAAAGTTTGGCCAAAGACATTCTGTCAAAATCTGTAGGGGAAGACAACAGTCCAATGAGTGCTACAAAACCCCAGTTTGTGTGA
- the LOC121520679 gene encoding cullin-3-like, which produces MSNLKGGTKKDTKMRIRAFPMTMDEKYVNNIWDLLKNAIQEIQRKNNSGLSFEELYRNAYTMVLHKHGEKLYTGLREVVTEHLINKVREDVLNSLNNNFLQTLNQAWNDHQTAMVMIRDILMYMDRVYVQQNNVENVYNLGLIIFRDQVVRYGCIRDHLRQTLLDMIARERKGEVVDRGAIRNACQMLMILGLDGRSVYEEDFEGPFLDMSAEFFQMESQKFLAENSASVYIKKVEARINEEIERVMHCLDKSTEEPIVKVVERELISKHMKTIVEMENSGLVHMLKNGKTEDLACMYKLFSRVPNGLKTMCECMSSYLREQGKALVSEEGEGKNPVDYIQGLLDLKTRFDRFLLESFNNDRLFKQTIAGDFEYFLNLNSRSPEYLSLFIDDKLKKGVKGLTEQEVESILDKAMVLFRFMQEKDVFERYYKQHLGRRLLSNKSVSDDSEKNMISKLKTECGCQFTSKLEGMFRDMSISNTTMDEFRQHIQTTSASLSGVDLTVRVLTTGYWPTQSATPKCTIPPAPRHAFEVFRRFYLAKHSGRQLTLQHHMGGADLNATFYGAVKKEDGSEVGVGGAQVTGSNTRKHILQVSTFQMTILMLFNNRERCTFEEIQQETDIPERELVRALQSLACGKPTQRVLTKEPKSKEIESGHVFTVNDQFTSKLHRVKIQTVAAKQGESDPERKETRQKVDDDRKHEIEAAIVRIMKSRKKMQHNVLVAEVTQQLRARFLPSPVVIKKRIEGLIEREYLARTPEDRKVYTYVA; this is translated from the exons ATGTCCAACCTCAAAGGCGGCACCAAGAAGGATACCAAGATGAGGATACGAGCCTTTCCT ATGACAATGGATGAGAAGTATGTAAACAACATCTGGGACCTTCTAAAGAATGCCATCCAAGAGATCCAGCGGAAGAACAACAGTGGTTTAAGCTTTGAGGAGCTGTACAGGAATGCCTACACCATGGTGCTCCACAAGCATGGAGAGAAGCTCTACACGGGCCTGAGGGAGGTTGTCACAGAGCATCTCATCAACAAA GTACGGGAAGATGTCCTAAACTCTCTCAATAATAACTTTCTGCAAACACTGAATCAGGCCTGGAATGACCATCAAACTGCCATGGTCATGATAAGAGACATCCTTATGTACATG GACCGGGTCTATGTGCAACAAAACAATGTCGAGAATGTGTACAACCTCGGCCTGATCATTTTCCGGGACCAGGTGGTGCGTTATGGCTGCATTCGTGACCACCTGCGCCAGACATTACTGGACATGATTGCTcgagagaggaagggagaggTGGTAGACAG GGGTGCCATTAGAAATGCCTGCCAGATGCTGATGATACTAGGCCTCGATGGCAGATCTGTGTATGAAGAAGACTTTGAGGGCCCTTTCTTAGATATGTCAGCAGAATTCTTCCAA ATGGAGAGCCAAAAGTTCCTTGCAGAAAACAGTGCCAGTGTCTACATCAAGAAAGTGGAAGCTAGAATCAATGAAGAGATTGAGCGAGTTATGCATTGCCTAGACAAATCTACAGAAGAGCCCATAGTGAAGGTGGTTGAGAGGGAGCTGATATCTAAACACATGAAGACCATTGTGGAGATGGAAAACTCTGGCCTTGTTCATATGCTCAAGAACGGCAAGACTGAAG ACCTGGCCTGCATGTACAAGCTGTTCAGCCGTGTGCCAAATGGCCTTAAAACCATGTGTGAGTGTATGAGCTCTTACCTGAGGGAGCAAGGCAAAGCTCTGGTATCAGAAGAGGGAGAAGGCAAGAACCCCGTCGACTACATCCAG GGCCTGCTAGACCTGAAGACACGATTTGATCGTTTTCTCCTCGAGTCCTTCAACAATGACAGACTCTTCAAACAAACCATCGCAGGAGACTTTGAGTACTTCCTGAACCTCAACTCTCGCTCACCAGAGTATTTGTCTCTCTTTATTGATGACAAGCTCAAGAAGGGGGTCAAAGGG TTGACAGAACAGGAGGTGGAGTCCATCCTCGATAAGGCGATGGTATTGTTCAGGTTCATGCAGGAGAAGGATGTGTTTGAAAGGTACTACAAGCAGCATCTGGGCCGCAGGCTGCTCAGCAACAAGAGTGTCTCAGATGACTCTGAGAAGAATATGATCTCTAAGCTTAAG ACAGAATGTGGCTGTCAGTTTACCTCTAAACTGGAAGGGATGTTCAGAGATATGAGCATCTCCAACACCACTATGGATGAGTTCAGGCAGCACATACAAACTACATCG GCATCTTTAAGTGGTGTGGACCTCACAGTCAGAGTCCTCACTACTGGCTACTGGCCTACACAATCAGCAACACCTAAATGCACCATCCCACCTGCTCCCAGACATGCGTTTGAAGTCTTTAGAAG GTTTTACCTTGCTAAGCACAGTGGCAGACAGCTCACACTGCAGCACCACATGGGCGGGGCAGACCTAAATGCAACTTTTTATGGAGCTGTTAAAAAG GAGGATGGTTCAGAAGTAGGCGTAGGAGGTGCTCAGGTGACAGGCTCTAATACCCGGAAGCACATCTTGCAGGTTTCCACCTTCCAGATGACCATCCTTATGCTCTTCAACAACAGAGAAAGATGTACTTTTGAG GAGATCCAGCAGGAGACAGATATTCCCGAGAGGGAGCTAGTGCGAGCGCTTCAGTCCTTGGCCTGCGGGAAGCCAACACAGAGAGTTCTCACCAAGGAGCCAAAGTCCAAGGAGATCGAGAGTGGCCACGTGTTTACAGTCAATGATCAGTTTACTTCTAAACTGCACAGAGTCAAAATACAGACAG TTGCTGCTAAACAAGGGGAATCAGACCCTGAAAGGAAAGAGACGCGGCAGAAAGTGGATGATGACAGGAAGCATGAGATTGAAGCAGCCATTGTTCGAATCATGAAATCACGGAAGAAGATGCAGCACAATGTCCTggtggcagag GTGACCCAGCAGCTCCGGGCACGTTTTCTTCCCAGTCCTGTGGTAATCAAAAAACGTATAGAAGGACTAATAGAAAGAGAATACTTGGCGAGGACACCAGAAGATCGAAAAGTGTACACCTACGTTGCATAG
- the LOC121520770 gene encoding dehydrogenase/reductase SDR family member 12-like isoform X2 → MSLYRNTVWFLNGIHHYTRKGYETAARDFDPQELNVSVVGRSFLITGANSGIGKATAMCIAKRGGTVHMVCRNRDKAEEAREDIIHESGNTEVFVHILDMSNIRKVWEFAEAFKMEYPSLNVLINNAGCMVHKRELTAEGLERNFATNTMGVYILTKTLIPFLQKSRDPRVRQQVVLTQQWAKENPLIHFSVMHPGWVDTPAVATSMPQFHQMMGDRLRSVEQGADTVVWLALCRASSRSRSGQFFQDRSPVPAHLPLAWTHSSAEDVQRFMSQLESLAKDILSKSVGEDNSPMSATKPQFV, encoded by the exons ATGTCTCTGTATCGAAATACAGTCTGGTTTTTGAACGGGATTCACCATTATACAAG GAAGGGATATGAGACAGCAGCTAGAGACTTTGACCCTCAAGAGCTGAATGTGTCTGTTGTGGGGAGGTCTTTTTTGATCACAGGAGCAAACAGTGGAATTGGCAAAGCAACAGCCATGTGTATTgcaaaaagag gtgGAACTGTCCACATGGTGTGCAGGAACAGAGACAAAGCAGAGGAGGCAAGGGAGGACATCATACATGAGTCTGGGAATACA GAAGTTTTTGTACATATTTTGGACATGTCAAACATTCGGAAAGTCTGGGAATTTGCAGAAGCCTTCAAAATGGAGTATCCATCCTTGAATGTGTTG ATAAACAATGCAGGCTGCATGGTGCACAAGAGAGAGCTGACTGCTGAGGGACTGGAGAGGAACTTTGCTACAAACACGATGG GGGTGTACATCCTCACCAAGACTCTCATACCATTTCTACAAAAGAGCCGGGATCCTAGAGTG AGACAGCAGGTGGTGCTGACACAACAGTGGGCCAAAGAAAACCCGCTCATTCACTTCTCTGTCATGCATCCAGGCTGGGTGGATACACCAG CTGTTGCCACCTCCATGCCTCAGTTCCACCAAATGATGGGGGATCGGCTTCGCAGCGTAGAGCAGGGAGCGGACACGGTGGTGTGGCTGGCCTTATGTCGAGCCTCTTCCCGTTCACGCAGCGGCCAGTTCTTTCAAG ATCGTAGCCCAGTTCCTGCCCACCTGCCTTTGGCCTGGACTCACAGCTCTGCCGAAGACGTTCAGCGTTTCATGAGTCAGCTGGAAAGTTTGGCCAAAGACATTCTGTCAAAATCTGTAGGGGAAGACAACAGTCCAATGAGTGCTACAAAACCCCAGTTTGTGTGA
- the ap1s3b gene encoding AP-1 complex subunit sigma-3b isoform X2 produces MMRFLLLFSRQGKLRLQKWFTPMAEREKKKIIRDMTSMVLSRQPRSCNFLHWKDLKIIYKRYASLYFCLAIENQENELLALEVIHRYVELLDKYFGNVCELDIIFNFEKAYFILDEFLMGGEIQETSKQTVNRSIEASDMLQETMEEYMSKPAF; encoded by the exons ATG ATGCGCTTCCTGCTGCTTTTCAGTCGCCAAGGGAAGCTGCGTCTGCAGAAGTGGTTCACGCCCATGGCAGAACGTGAAAAGAAGAAGATCATCAGGGACATGACCTCCATGGTGTTGTCACGGCAACCACGCTCCTGCAACTTCCTGCACTGGAAAGACCTGAAGATTATTTACAAGAG GTATGCCAGCTTGTATTTCTGCTTGGCCATAGAGAACCAGGAGAATGAACTGTTGGCACTCGAGGTTATTCATCGCTATGTGGAGCTACTGGACAAATACTTTGGCAat GTGTGTGAGCTGGACATAATCTTTAACTTTGAGAAGGCCTATTTTATCCTGGATGAGTTTCTAATGGGAGGAGAGATACAAGAAACCTCCAAACAGACGGTGAACCGCTCCATCGAAGCTTCAGACATGTTACAGGAG ACCATGGAGGAATATATGAGCAAACCAGCATTTTAG
- the ap1s3b gene encoding AP-1 complex subunit sigma-3b isoform X1, which produces MMRFLLLFSRQGKLRLQKWFTPMAEREKKKIIRDMTSMVLSRQPRSCNFLHWKDLKIIYKRYASLYFCLAIENQENELLALEVIHRYVELLDKYFGNVCELDIIFNFEKAYFILDEFLMGGEIQETSKQTVNRSIEASDMLQEDDSSEWYEVELFG; this is translated from the exons ATG ATGCGCTTCCTGCTGCTTTTCAGTCGCCAAGGGAAGCTGCGTCTGCAGAAGTGGTTCACGCCCATGGCAGAACGTGAAAAGAAGAAGATCATCAGGGACATGACCTCCATGGTGTTGTCACGGCAACCACGCTCCTGCAACTTCCTGCACTGGAAAGACCTGAAGATTATTTACAAGAG GTATGCCAGCTTGTATTTCTGCTTGGCCATAGAGAACCAGGAGAATGAACTGTTGGCACTCGAGGTTATTCATCGCTATGTGGAGCTACTGGACAAATACTTTGGCAat GTGTGTGAGCTGGACATAATCTTTAACTTTGAGAAGGCCTATTTTATCCTGGATGAGTTTCTAATGGGAGGAGAGATACAAGAAACCTCCAAACAGACGGTGAACCGCTCCATCGAAGCTTCAGACATGTTACAGGAG GATGACAGCAGTGAGTGGTATGAGGTGGAGCTGTTTGGATGA